A window of the Eschrichtius robustus isolate mEscRob2 chromosome 5, mEscRob2.pri, whole genome shotgun sequence genome harbors these coding sequences:
- the FZD5 gene encoding frizzled-5, which yields MARPDPSAPPSLLLLLLAQLAGRAAAASKAPVCQEITVPMCRGIGYNLTHMPNQFNHDTQDEAGLEVHQFWPLVEIHCSPDLRFFLCSMYTPICLPDYHKPLPPCRSVCERAKAGCSPLMRQYGFAWPERMSCDRLPVLGRDAEVLCMDYNRSEATTAPPRPFPAKPTLSGLPGSPASGSDCAAGGPSVCKCREPFVPILKESHPLYNKVRTGQVPNCAVPCYQPSFSPDERTFATFWIGLWSVLCFISTSTTVATFLIDMERFRYPERPIIFLSACYLCVSLGFLVRLVVGHASVACSREHSHIHYETTGPALCTVVFLLVYFFGMASSIWWVILSLTWFLAAGMKWGNEAIAGYAQYFHLAAWLIPSVKSITALALSSVDGDPVAGICYVGNQNLNSLRGFVLGPLVLYLLVGTLFLLAGFVSLFRIRSVIKQGGTKTDKLEKLMIRIGIFTLLYTVPASIVVACYLYEQHYRESWEAALTCACPGPDSGQPRAKPEYWVLMLKYFMCLVVGITSGVWIWSGKTVESWRRFTSRCCCRPRRGHKSGGATAAGDYAEASAALTGRTAPPGPAAAAAYHKQVSLSHV from the coding sequence atgGCTCGGCCTGACCCGTCCGCGCCGCCttcgctgctgctgctgctcctaGCGCAGCTGGCGGGCCGGGCGGCGGCCGCCTCCAAGGCCCCGGTGTGCCAGGAAATCACAGTGCCCATGTGCCGCGGCATCGGCTACAACCTGACGCACATGCCCAACCAGTTCAACCACGACACGCAGGACGAGGCGGGTCTGGAGGTGCACCAGTTCTGGCCGCTGGTGGAGATCCACTGCTCGCCGGACCTGCGTTTCTTCCTGTGCTCCATGTACACGCCCATCTGCCTGCCCGACTACCACAAGCCGCTGCCGCCCTGCCGCTCGGTGTGCGAGCGCGCCAAGGCCGGCTGCTCGCCGCTCATGCGCCAGTATGGCTTTGCCTGGCCGGAACGCATGAGCTGCGACCGCCTCCCGGTGCTGGGCCGCGACGCCGAGGTCCTGTGCATGGATTACAACCGCAGCGAGGCCACCACGGCGCCCCCCAGGCCCTTCCCGGCCAAGCCCACCCTCTCAGGCCTGCCGGGGTCGCCGGCCTCGGGGAGCGACTGCGCCGCCGGGGGCCCGTCGGTGTGCAAGTGCCGCGAGCCCTTCGTGCCCATTCTCAAGGAGTCGCACCCGCTTTACAACAAGGTGAGGACGGGCCAGGTGCCCAACTGCGCGGTGCCCTGCTACCAGCCGTCCTTCAGCCCCGACGAGCGCACGTTCGCCACCTTCTGGATCGGCCTGTGGTCTGTACTGTGCTtcatctccacctccaccacgGTGGCCACCTTCTTAATAGACATGGAACGCTTCCGCTACCCTGAGCGCCCCATCATCTTCCTGTCAGCCTGCTACCTGTGCgtgtctctgggcttcctggtgcGCCTGGTCGTGGGCCATGCCAGCGTCGCCTGCAGCCGCGAGCACAGCCACATCCACTACGAGACAACGGGCCCTGCGCTGTGCACTGTCGTCTTCCTGCTGGTCTACTTCTTTGGCATGGCCAGCTCCATCTGGTGGGTCATCCTGTCGCTCACCTGGTTCTTGGCGGCTGGCATGAAGTGGGGCAACGAGGCCATTGCGGGCTATGCGCAGTACTTCCACCTGGCTGCGTGGCTCATCCCCAGTGTCAAGTCCATCACTGCGCTGGCACTGAGCTCCGTGGACGGGGACCCGGTGGCCGGCATCTGCTACGTGGGGAACCAGAACCTGAACTCGCTGCGCGGCTTCGTGCTGGGCCCGCTGGtgctctacctgctggtgggcaCGCTCTTCCTCCTGGCGGGCTTCGTGTCGCTCTTCCGCATCCGCAGCGTCATCAAGCAGGGCGGCACCAAGACGGACAAGCTGGAGAAGCTCATGATCCGCATCGGCATCTTCACGCTGCTCTACACTGTGCCAGCCAGCATCGTGGTGGCCTGCTACCTGTACGAACAGCACTATCGCGAGAGCTGGGAGGCTGCGCTCACCTGCGCGTGCCCCGGCCCGGACTCCGGCCAGCCGCGCGCCAAGCCCGAGTACTGGGTGCTCATGCTCAAGTACTTCATGTGCCTTGTGGTGGGCATCACGTCGGGCGTTTGGATTTGGTCCGGCAAGACTGTGGAGTCGTGGCGGCGCTTCACCagccgctgctgctgccgcccGCGGCGGGGCCACAAGAGCGGCGGCGCCACGGCCGCCGGGGACTACGCCGAGGCGAGCGCAGCGCTCACGGGCAGGACCGCGCcgccgggccccgccgccgccgccgcctacCACAAGCAGGTGTCCTTGTCGCACGTGTAG